From the genome of Parazoarcus communis, one region includes:
- a CDS encoding CbbQ/NirQ/NorQ/GpvN family protein: protein MDLSDYRFSAEPYYRPVGHEIALYEHAYAHRLPLILKGPTGCGKTRFVEYMAWRLGKPLITLACNEDMTAADLVGRFLLDADGTHWHDGPLTVAARRGAICYLDEVVEARQDTTVVIHPLTDSRRKLPLDRKGEVVTAHPDFQLVVSYNPGYQSSAKSLKPSTRQRFAALEFDYPDATAEAEIVAHEARIEPALAATLVDIARHSRALRARGLDEGVSTRMLVYAGVLIRDGLPAAESCHMAMTSAITDDPDLRQALQDIVDACLG from the coding sequence ATGGACCTCTCAGACTACCGTTTCAGCGCAGAACCCTACTACCGTCCGGTCGGCCACGAGATCGCGCTCTACGAGCACGCCTACGCCCACCGCCTGCCCCTGATCCTGAAAGGGCCCACCGGCTGTGGCAAGACGCGCTTCGTCGAATACATGGCCTGGCGCCTGGGCAAGCCGCTGATCACCCTCGCCTGCAACGAAGACATGACCGCAGCCGACCTCGTCGGGCGTTTCCTGCTCGACGCCGACGGCACCCACTGGCACGACGGCCCGCTGACCGTGGCCGCCCGCCGCGGAGCCATCTGCTACCTCGACGAAGTGGTCGAAGCGCGCCAGGACACCACCGTGGTGATCCACCCGCTCACCGACTCGCGGCGCAAGCTGCCGCTCGACCGCAAGGGTGAAGTGGTCACGGCACATCCGGATTTCCAGCTCGTGGTGTCCTACAACCCGGGCTACCAGAGCAGTGCGAAGAGCCTCAAGCCCTCCACCCGCCAGCGCTTTGCCGCACTCGAGTTCGACTATCCGGACGCAACCGCCGAAGCCGAAATCGTCGCCCACGAGGCTCGAATCGAACCCGCGCTTGCCGCCACCTTGGTCGATATCGCCCGTCACTCGCGCGCGCTGCGTGCCCGCGGCCTGGACGAAGGTGTCTCCACCCGGATGCTGGTCTATGCCGGCGTGCTCATCCGCGATGGGCTGCCAGCGGCCGAGAGCTGCCACATGGCCATGACCAGCGCCATCACCGACGACCCCGATCTGCGTCAGGCCCTGCAGGACATCGTGGATGCCTGCCTCGGCTGA